TTAAAGATACCTGCCAGAGATCCCAGAGTGAAACAATAGCCAATTGAAATACACAATTAACTGATCTAAAGAAAGCATGATCCCAATGAGGGATAATAAAACACAATCCAAATTTAAAGACAATAtagactgaaaaattaaagttacTATTAACACAGTAATCACTGTATCCATATAGATTCATGCTAGAGATGTGAGTAGAGTTTAGATGTGCATTTATTCAAATAACCTTGTTAAATATATTGACCAagtattatataaatatatataacaatatataaataatatatgaataaatattGACCAAGTACTGACAGTTTCAATCAAGACAAGAGAatttctgaagggttttttccaATTTCCAAAGCCAGCAGGAAGAGTCAGGACATGTCACAGCTTTTTGGACACCTAGCAGCATCCTTCCTCAAGCCAGTGCCAGAGTGTTTgcaaacagatatttttctttttatcctaTTACCTGCCCAACAAACAGGAGACTTTTGTTCCACTGACTTCTCTAACATAGCCAGTAGCCAAACCAAGTAAACCCTTTTCCTCTCCACTCACAACCACTCGATCACCAACCAACAGGTTTGTTCCAGGTATGGCACCATTTCTACGCTGGAAAAAATGTAGATACTGTCCCTCGGATATTTCATGGACTTCATCAACTCTGATCATGTTTCCAACACAATCTCCAGCCTTCTCTCTgaaggtattaaaaaaataaatattttaatattaagatTCTCTCTGTAAGAgagcaattaagaaaaaaaaaacccacaagttaaaaaaaacacaccaccCACAACCAActatcaaaaccaaaatacaaaacaaacaaaagaaaggaaggaaggaagcatCATTGGCAAGAGTTTAGAAATTACACCTTACCTTTCCAAAGAAGGTACCAGCCATATATTTTTGTATCCCTTTTTATACTCTCCACTTTGTAACTCCAAGGTTAACATCAGATACCAGAGGCTGAAATACTCTAAGTGGGAGGGCTTCAGGTGCTGGGTCTCTCTGTCAATGACAGGCACCATGGCAGGAGGAAAGGCCACACTGGACATCTTCTGCTCCACAGCTCTAGGAATAGAACCAACCACAGGAAAGGCTCAGCCTAGATCCTTTTTCACGTGCAGGTCCATATGTACATAAAAACAAGCCAATCTGGTATACTGTAGCATACCAGAGAGATTAATTTATCATTACTTGAATAAAGTTGGATCTGTATCCTCTGTTCAGATGCATAATCTTATATGAGTAACTTCACATCAGCTCTATGATCTTGAAGGGCAGTAAGTTAATCAGAGACCAAATAAAGGCATTTCAAAGATAGCAGCATATACATTACAGAGTTGATCTTTTACTCCTTTTATTGCAACatacaaatattattttgatatttagcTAAGCAATGGGGATTTAATAGCTAATACACAAGCAAACATCAAgtcaatttatttcaaaactaaATATCAACAGACAGTATACCAAATCATGTATACAAAACATGAGACAGAAAAGCTTATTCAGAAGTAAATAGCTACCCAGCTATAATCCTGCTGCTGCAACAACTGAGTATTACAAGCAGGATTTCACAGAAACATATCATGTATCCCTCAAAGCTCCCTCAACATACACTTTTACCCCTAgaatttcaaaaacaaacaggCATTCTATTTCCAGAAGACCACCCCAAAGGCACTCCTGCTCTAACACACTCATTAGATCTCTTCCATATACAATTTCGGTTGTTTTTTGTCCAGAATAGAGACTAAAACTTGTAACAGTTGCTAAAACAATTCAGTAACTTTGTGTGCAATTTTATCAAATATTTGCTCACTACTTCTCTTGAACAGAAGACTCAATAACACTTCAGCAGAGTAGTATCAATGTATCACTTGTGTCTTATCCTACAGGGAAACAATCCTCTAGGGAGTGAACCTGAAAAAGCAGTCCTCCAGCCAGAACTCAGGCCCAAAGATTGCCTCTTTAAGGGAGCTGCAAGAATATGGCTTTTTAAACAGATCTGTTATTGTTATCAAGTATTTTGTTGAGACTTATCTCAGATTTTGTCTTGCAGAAAGTGTACCTGAGCAAGTGTATTAAGTCTCTGTGAGATCAGGAGCTAAATGTAGAGAAATCTGTGGAAGAGTCTTTTGGGGTGGAAAAGTCCTCAATACATACAAAACTGTCAaccacaaaaaagaaattattatatcAAAAGATACAATTATTCAATCCCATTTAAAAACATTagtcaaactttttttttacctgctgTAGAGAAAGCAGTTGTGCATTTGGGAGCAATATTTACATGCTTGACTGTCATCAATCACAGGAGGCAAAGCAGCAAGCTGTGAATTCTGCCTTCCCACCTCAGATTTATAAGTACTGTGTGTTAAATAGAAGGCCACATGATTTCTTAACTTCATTAATTCTGtcaagaaaagaataaattaagctgatgtttttgtttgtaaCAATTTCTACCTCAAAAGTAATTAGCTATCAACTTTTTGGTCAGCTAAAAAGTTGATTGCTCATAAATAGCAAAGTCTTTGCACTGTATTAATAAAACAACTGAATTTTTAACATATGCTTAGTAACATTTGAGCAAGTGAGTCATCCCCAAGTATGGCTATTTTCATAACAGGAAACTTTACAGTTATAAAGAAAGATTTTAGTAATGTTTAAGAGAATTATGGTTTCCAGAGAGGGGGAACAACTTTACCTCTTCGGTCCATGCGAGCCCCAGAAACAGGATACATTGTACCAGTTTTTAGATAAAGAAGAAATCCAGCTTCAGGATCTACTCTCCTCTCTAAATTCAACAATGCGTACAGAATAACCTGAAAACATTATACATAAACTTATTCCAATATAGTCATTATGGTTTAACCCCAAGCAGCAACCACACATCTGCTCACTCACTTCCCCACCCTTACTGAGGCTTGAGATAAAGACAGAttaagagggaaaagaaatgccacacatgaaagcaaagcaaaacaaggaatgaatTCACTGCTGCCCATGGTTGGGCAGGTGAGCAGGGCCCATCACGTGGAATGATGCCTTGGGAAGGCAAAACTCCATCACTGCAAATGccccccttccttccttctttcccccagCCTAGacactgagcatgatgccattgctctggaatatccctctgctcctctgtcctggctgtggcTCCTCACTTCCCATCgctcccatctcctccccagCGTGGCCCTACAGGGAGcaggaaaggccttggctctgtgtgagccctgctcagcaacaacagcaacatctctgtgttacgagcctgtgctcagcacaaatccaaaacacagcccacacTTATCTACTGTGAGGAAAACTATTGCTAACCCCAGTCAAAACCACAACagtattaaaaccaaaatacattCTGAACTGTATTTAGTTCTTCCACAATTTATATGGCCAAACAGCCATTGTTATCACAACTCTTCTGAAAGCTGTAAGTAGCAAGAACTTAAACAAGGATTTAAATTAATAGGCATCTTTAAAATCTTATAACAAGCCTAACACCTCCCTAAATCAGGCCAGCTGTATGGAAATACATATATCACTAGTTCCTGAAACAGTTTGCTTCAACCTAATATTTGAATGTAGTAAGAGGCTACAGAACAGACATTTCAGCATAAAAACTCAGGTGTGTTTGAAAGTGGTAAATGTACATACTTCTTACTACTCAGTTCACTTTCATTTTATACCAGCAGCTTTGGCTGTGCCAGGATGAGCCAATTTAGACTACACCACAACAAAGTGTTTCATATTCCCAAGACAAAATAAGTCACCTAACAGAAAAGCATACACAGCCACTGACAAGTGAAATTAGACATTTGGTGTTTGTACCTGACTTCTGTGCTCTACAGAGTTTGATTCCTTGCCAGACTTGAGCTCTAAAGGCATTATCCGAGACTGTACTCCAGACTGGCTGTGGATTTTCACCCTGGCTGTAACATCAATCTttcccttcaacccaaacctGGGAGACCAGATATTCTCCTCAATGTCCAAGATATCTACAATCTCTATCTTAGAAGAGACATCTTCTGTTTTTCCACCATTTGacctaggaagaaaattaagcCAGAAGTTAACAATTTCCCTtaatcattaatatttaaacatattatatatatttaatatagtTAGTTGCAACTAAATATATagtatttctgcattaaaagTGCCTTTTAGGCACTaactttagaaataaaatgcatcaaGTTTCACTCAAACCAATCTTCTCATTAACAGAGGAAGCAACATATCAGAAACAAACTTCAGTTAGTTTTGCTATTCACCTAAAATGAgactttaaactgtttttaatagtttttgGTCTTTTCTCAATATATCTTACACTTGACAGTAGCATACAGGTTTTACTCAGACCTGTCATTTCACTGAAACTTTAACACCCTCTGGGTACTACAGCTAACAGCAAGAAGCCACAGACAAGAAGAGTTCAGCAGCAGTTGAGTAAAAGCACcatttcaccaaaaaaaaaaaataaatttattactCAAGAATTCCATTTGATTAACAGTTTCACATTCTGATTTGTAGTCTTGCTCATAACTACAGTGACTCCTAGTTTAGTCAGCAGCTCAAATATCCTTGCTCTTCTACTCactaaaagctgtttttaacaGAGTTGTTCACAAGGATTTTAAGATTTGTGAGTCAGTTCATCCTCAGGCTTCATGTCTTGCCCAGAACTCACAGTGGCAGCTAAACATGCAGCATGAGGTCAGCTCTAGGGTCACTGAGGCCATGAATTAGCTCCAAATCACCCAATAGATGTGCTTTAAGAAGTTCTAAAAATTTCAAGTGAACTAAGTAAGATATAAAACAGAATGGTTTAAACTTTTAATTCTGGCTTCTTACAGTTTTAgttgcattttgttttggtttgctggATTGTGCATGAAGTCTTCTGCCCACTTGAAAAACGATGGCAAATATTCTTCTACTTCTTGCATGATTTGTGCTTGTTTCAGATTTAAGTGatacctaaaaaaaataaaaataaaaaaaaagacatgcacattaaggaaggaaaatgttaaatCTCTGGCTGGTACTAAAGAGATTTGCCTTGAGTAGCAACAAGTTCATTGGAAGTAACTGTCAAGTTTTTATAAATATCTATGAACTGTAGATAATGAGAGTTTCATAGAGGTTCAGCTCAATTcattaaatgaattaattcattaaaCTATTAACTGAACACTTATTACAAGAGATATACTATACCAAAATATCAATTTCTGATGTAACCTTTGAAACAACAGCTACAGCACAGTGAGAGCATCAGCATGGCAGATGTgatgaaacaaaatgaacagTTTGACTGCAGGAAAGGAGTACCAGACCCATGCACTTAAAAATGGCTATTCATACAATTCATGCAGTATcgaaaaaaataataataaaatgaaaagaccATTTGCTTTTAGTCTGGATATCCTCATCTGCTCCTTATATGCATTTTGACAGAACATGACACAGAATCTAATCATGTGGCATTAGATAATTCTGGCAATCACTGGAAATAATGTCATTATTCAACAGGAACAGAGAAATTCAAGTGGATTTTGCACAAAAAGGCTCATAAGAGTGCCAATGACCACAAGCAGCAGATTTAAGCAACTTATTTTTCAATCCCCACAAACAGTAGCCTACATATGCAAAAAGGAATTAGCAGTTTCACAGAGACCCAGAGGGACATCAAGGTCTTTAAGTAATCTTAGCAGCCACAATTCAAAATATTATCTTCATAACAGAACTAAGAGTAATAAATCTTGCCACTACAACTTTAACTTCTGACTCATCTGGGACTAACAGATACTGATATTGCCCAACATACAATTTAAAACAGTCTAGATATAATGACTTTTAATTTACATGAGTAGAACTGTATTTTAATCAAGTCTGCAGTAAAATGTTAAAACTGAAAGCCATTCATCTTCCCATTTTCTAATGGAAATATTAAGATTATTTGTTCAAGGTTCTAGGTTCATTGCTGATGATCATAATTAACCATTTGTCCCACTCAAATCAGCTGTGGGAGATGCCTGGAAATCTTACAGACACAAACACTGCAACCTGCTTGGcctgaaagtaaagaaaaaaccctgacaCATAGTTACTCTAAAAGACTAACTCAGATCTATAGAGGTAGCTCAGCAGGgaaggcaaataaaattaagttaTCAAGTGGGGAATTATCTTACTAAAAGATCCCCAATTTCCATTAAGCAAAGTCAATTTGCAGAATGATAATCTCTCCTGATACCAGtgctacattttttaaagtatagCTTAGTCTGCTAGTTCAAAGTGTTCCTGCCCTGTACTCCAAACATAAAAGACAGCTGCAATGCTACTTACATTTCTTTGAGATACTTTTGTCCATACACAATTTTATTTGCTAGTTCTTGTACCTTTTCTTGTGTCAAGTTATTGGTTACAGATTGCTGGAAAATGTCATGAAGAATTGTACCGACGAGCATTTGGCGTGAACCCGACTCGGAGCCCTGCAACAGATGTTATCACACAGGAAGATTTATGTCCATTTCATGCCAACTTCTCTGCaaaatttctgggttttatttgctGCACATCATGGCCTGCACTTCTTTAACTACAAGATCATGACAGCTTTCACCTCACTAATGATTATCTAGTCAAACCTGCCTGTGAAAGCAGCTGAATTGAAATGGGTCTCTCCTATTGCTTTATGTCTCGTTTATCCCAACCCTGACAATGTTAGGATACAATCCCTGTGTGACTGGCAGGTGAGAAACAAAGGCACAgattaaaatgaattttgagAAAGTTTTGCCTGTGGGCAAACATATACCTTTACAATCATACACATATTTCTTGCATGAAGCAGTTTCCTGTCTGTTACTAGCTCACAGGAAAATCATTCCATGTATCACCAACATGGCTCAGAAACccatcagcagggctgggctctggagaCTCACAAGAACTGAAAGTGGTAGTAAAGAACCTTTACAGAAGTCACCACCAAACAACTGGAAACCTAAACATTGTGGTATTATGGATCTCTTACAGAACAGACACTTGTGGATTGCACTCACAACAGGGGGATGGTGTTATCCCAGTCAGGACTCTGTGCATTGtcacaattattttattcccaTTACTCCTCTAATAAAGGGTTGAATACCATTTAATAGTCTCAATTTCTTatacttaattttcttgtttcagtcACAGGGTCCCAGCCAGGGTGTTTGCCACTCTGTTAacatttccttatttatttggatttgtATTCCTATCATGTCTGGAAGTTTTCATCAGCTGAAGGTGGCAGCTGTTGCTTTTATGATTATCAGCATATTTCTCATGTATCGGCAAGGATAGTACCACAAGAAACTTCTACTCTTTCCAAGATCCAGCAGCTGGATTCAGACTCTGGATTTAGTCAACACAAATTATTAACTGAACTTGCTAAGTTTTTCAGAAGCTCTTAACTTGGCCAAGTGTGGTTATGTTTTCATGTGAATGGCACATCCCTCACAAAGGATTCATATCCATGCAAAATGTAGCAAGAGATTatcaaaaaaattaacagagtTAGCAGAAGAAAGACCATTTTGTTAGCCCAGTAGCTGTATTAAAAAAGTACTGCATTATTTCAGGagaaattctcaaaaaaaaaagcaagagaagctCAACCTGATACAGCTTTCACCCCACATTAGTCTGTGCTGTAAACGTAATGAATTGCTAATAATGACATTTTACATTCACAGCCAGATTTAATAAGCTAACCCACCAGTCTGAGTGGAACAGTAACTCACTGACAGTCTGGAATCACCACTTACCCTGAAACGTTCACTCAGCACTGCCCTTCTCATACAGCGAATGCTGTTTGAGATCGTAGTGCCCGAGAGCAGCAGGTCTGGGTACAGGACCAGGTATCCACACTGGGCATTTATCAgccaggtgccagagctgcacTCCCCTTCTAAATGAACAATGTCCCCTGGAACAACCGGCACAGACTCCCTGCAAGTCACAGACACAATCATTTGTAAGCGACAGACTTAACGtataaaaaataacacattaaCAGAGCAGATTCAACACTCTTTGaaatattggggtttttaaGAAGTTGACCTAAAGAAATCCTGAAAGTgaataaaggcattttttacAATGACAAAACTGCAAGGAAGCAACACCCACTCAAGACACATTACCTGTCTCTCGAGATGATATCCATTATGCTAGCACACTGATAATATTACATTAAACAAAGATTGTTTCAGGATCCCATATCCCTTTTAAGGCCATAAAACTCAACTCAAAgacaacacaaagaaaattgaGTTAATAATCCAgtatttcattctcttttcaaGCATCTATGTATCGGTATGAATTACCAGCCGTTCCTAAGAATGCACAGTTCTGTATCTTCCAGCGAGGGAGATGCTGTAATTGTCAGGTGTTTCTCAGGGTCACTTCCATTCCTCTGTACCACATTGACTTCCAGAACACGGTATCTGTTGTTCAGCCCATTCCTGAGGATTGTATCGGGCGAGTCAGCcactttcttctgaaaactgaagtAGCAGCTAATTACAAAGACAGAACATCACACTATTTGAAAATAGCCAACCTACATACAAAAAGAGGGAAAGCTTCAAATACAAACCAAATTTTACTCCCCTtcaatttttataaatattttgtttgcttttttttttccagttctgtaCACGCAGAGTGTGGAAAATCTCTATAAATACTAAGCAACTTGCTATTTATTACAGTtagtatttcatttttgtgcCCACGTGTCCGTAAGCACTAATAAACCGGTTATAACTATACTGCAAACCCTGTGCTTGTGAGAAAGCTTGTAATTCCCTGCACGCACGAACCCCCACAGTCACACAAACACCTCCACACGGAGCAGTGAACTTTTTTTACCCATTACCCGAAGCAGATTAGAAAAATGACGTTCAAGGCTCAGTTTCCAGCAGCCAAAACAGGAGATAGAGCGGCCAAACCTGCCGCTCTTCTATCTCCGAGTGATgcctgggggagctgcagggggagCGGGGCAGGGCCCAGGCCGGCTCCCCACAGGCGGCCGTGCCCAGCGCGCCCGCGGCGGCTTCCCCTCACCGCTTATCCCCGGCCGTCCCGAGCGCTTCCCACCTCTCGCCCATGCCCGGTGAAGGCCGGTGCCGCCGCCGCAGCCCTCAGAACCTCATCCCGCCTTCCCGCGCCCTGAGCGGCTTTAAAGTTCGAACTCCCCGCGCTCCCGGCCGTCCCCGCCCAGCTGTGGTTCCCGGCACCCGGCCGCTACCTCTCGGCCATGGGCAGGTCCCGTGCGGCTctcggctcggcccggcccggtcGGGGTTGACTCGGCTCGGTTCGGCTCGGTTCGGTtcggctcggctcggcccgTCTTGACTCGGCTCAGCCCGCGCGCAGCCCGCCCAGCGCGGCCAATGGGAGGCGGCGGTTCCCGCGCGCGCGGCTCCTCGCGCCGCCGCTCGCGGAGGGGCGGGGCTCGCGCAGTGAGGGAGCGTGAGGGGCGGCGGGTCCAGAGCCGCCTCGCTCTCAGCCGTGCCCACCCTTAATGTCCACTTTGGCACCCCCGACCTCGCTTCTACGGCTGGGGCGGTGGTATATGGTTAAATATTAGACGTGCCTTCCGCTCCCAATTCGCTTATGGGCCAAGCTGAGCCCGACAGTTCAACTTCTCCCCTCACAACGATGCGCGCTCGCTGGCCTGATATGATATTGAAGCTTCAGATACACAGGTTTCACGCCGCTGCAAAAAGGACAGTTTTGGCCCATGCTTAGATAGCCCAACAGAAGGATCAAGTTCAAACTGATGAACTGTAACAGGTGAGAACATTCTTAAATTAGTCCTTTCAATTTTCTTTGGGATAGTCCTGAAATGCATGCAGTAAACTACATCAATGTTGCTTCTTAATTGTTCTCTGAGAAGCTTAATTATCATTTAATAGTTACTTGTTGATCTTATTAAATGCAGACATAATGTGGTGCAATATTAAGAGGTTACATAAATTCTTTGAACACTTGCTAAACCTGTGTACTGTAGTTTACTTCATGTTGCCTATACGCCTCCCATACACCAGAAAAGAAATATCTCAACAAAATATGTTTATGAAAATACGAAATATGctttaaatatctttttgaaGTTATCTAAAATGCAACCAGTCTGAGGAATCTCTAGGGAGAAAGTTGGACACAAGTGTTCTGACACCAGAGGTTGCGAAAAATGTTTGCAGTTTTGATACATCAGCATTCTCAAAGTATAACTGTGTAAATTCAGGAAATTAGTATTAAAACACTTTCAGACACTGTTAAATTCTATTTTGAAAAACtaaatctgaaaatacagcaaagttCCATCAAATAAGTGTGTTTTTCACATTCAATACCAGACTCAAATCTggtaaaaaaaagtcaagacaCTTTTTATGTTCTCTTCCTCTCAGGCATGAACATGCTGGGTTCTGCTTTATTCTGCATAACAACTGATTAACTTAGCATGATGCTCCTCAAATCTATCCCTGGTAGCAGAATTAAGATGTAAAACTCTTAACTTAATAATCCCTAACAGTATTCACGTGGAAAAAAACAGGCTTATTTGCTCACACAGCAAAACAATACAGGGGAAAGAAAGGCACCTTAGTTTTTCTAATAGAGTGGATTTATCTCTACTCCAAGAacttcaaaatgtaaaaattcaCTGTGATATTGGCTAGCTTTCCTTTACTTGAAActaaagataaaatgaaaaagtgtatttgatgtgaattaaaaatgataattttgtACTTATCTACCTGTTAGGGCAAACACAGTTCATTCCAGAAACATATATTCTTCCTGGTTGCAACATAGACAAATCACACAAAGACATTAgttcaaaaattttaataaaatatatccaGACACATTTCATTCTCTGTCCAGAGGTACACCgtaaatttcaaataaatacatgtttttaagaaactgggggaaaaaaattgggcCACAGAAGTTGGTATTGAATATATAACTGAAAATCCAGTTTGTTAAATTTGTCAGAATTAAGCAAATCAGTCCTACTATCCACCACTTAACATAACCATCGCCAATTATAAGacactaaaatatttacaataaatAACTTACATGAAGTAAATGCTTTACAGTTTCCTGAATCAAGTGAGTAAAATCAAGAGTACCAATGCGAATTGtgtataaaataattccttccaGAAAAGGAATTATAGGAGGAGGCAAAACATGCAATGGTCTATTGCATACCATACTTGAGAACCAGTACGTACACACACCTACAGACGCCAATACaatcttaattttcctttctgtgtgaGGTTGGATGTGGTCCACACACCTAAACAAGTAAATGCAGCAGCATGCAGTCTTCTTTGTCACCACGGTTTAAGGTAAGTAAAAACCTGATTACACCACCTAGTACTGGGAAGTACATAACCTACTCAGCCTTGAATAAACCAAATCAAGAACGTTCAGCTCCACAGAAAAGCTTTCCAAGATTAGGCCCCTACAACCTGCCACAAGGACATCTTTTCCCTGTAAAATTCCCCCCTGCTTTTATTTGTGTAGTACAGCATTTCTTAGAACGTATGCCAAGAAACTGGTTTCCAAATTGCAAGATTTCCAATACTGCTAAATACATCCTGCTGATTCTAACTGAAATGGCTGAAGAGACTTTCCTGTGTAGCAGTGTGAAGACAAATGCATTGCTCTTGCATACAGAAAACTTGTATATAACACAAATAAAAGGCTGCTTACGGTGTGATCTGCCAAGCTCAGCTTCTGCAGACCTGGCAAGGATCTGAATGCCAAAAATCATGGCATTATGTTCAAATCAGTTTATTCcatttaacttttaaataacAATAGATGCCTTATTAGTAGCTTAAAAAGCAGCATAATTAGCAGCATGTAACTCCTGGATGGTGATAAAGCTAAATAACTAACAGCTTGGAACCCGTATAAAACATGGGTGTCATCTCCAAAACTGTGTCATTCCTAAAATTCATCTAATGAAGCCTAGAAGATCAAGTGcaaaaaaaagtgtttggagCTAGCTAATGTTTATTTTGATGTGTCACCTGGTTTTGACTCCAGGAAATTAACTGCATTTTGGCAAATAAAGATGTCAGACAACAGCAGGTCCATAGTaacagaaagctttttttaagCTTCAAGTAATTTATTCATCAAGATCATTTGATGATTGATATTGTAGTTTGATATTGTAAGTTTTTTAGTCTTCTGAAAGAATCAGTTGAGGTGCAAGAATTGTTTCATAAGTTCATATGTGGTAAAAGCCACAGCCTGGGAAGGAATACAACGAATGTAATTTAAGGATAAACCACGGTACAGTCCTCTTCGTACTCCATGTTGTTGATACACGTATTTCAGTGTCTGCACCATTGTACTGGAAAAATAAGAACTCAAATCATTAGTGGATACACATATTCagtatcaaaataattttctttaattacaaGACACTTTTTTACTTGGGTTTTAAGAGACCCATGGAGAAAAACCCCTGGCAtttcacacagcaaagccacATATGACTAAAAAGACAACTTGAGCTTCCTCAAGGAATCTGGACCCAAGGGCTGGGAACTGGAAAGAGGACACTGCAGTCTCAGCTAAACAAGTGTCAGTCTGAAAACACCTGCCCTACAAGACATATTAAGGTATTTTACAGCAGAACAGTCTCTTGCCTAACtggcaggaaggagctgagaaGCATCAATTCATTTTACAAATAATAATCTGACTGTATAATATTTGACcttattaaaagcagaaattgcaCTGTATACGCAAAGAGACCTTTCCTCACATGCATTGAAACTAAGCAAACAGATGTGAAATGGAAA
The sequence above is a segment of the Parus major isolate Abel chromosome 6, Parus_major1.1, whole genome shotgun sequence genome. Coding sequences within it:
- the DNA2 gene encoding DNA replication ATP-dependent helicase/nuclease DNA2 isoform X6 — encoded protein: MAESCYFSFQKKVADSPDTILRNGLNNRYRVLEVNVVQRNGSDPEKHLTITASPSLEDTELCILRNGWESVPVVPGDIVHLEGECSSGTWLINAQCGYLVLYPDLLLSGTTISNSIRCMRRAVLSERFRGSESGSRQMLVGTILHDIFQQSVTNNLTQEKVQELANKIVYGQKYLKEMYHLNLKQAQIMQEVEEYLPSFFKWAEDFMHNPANQNKMQLKLSNGGKTEDVSSKIEIVDILDIEENIWSPRFGLKGKIDVTARVKIHSQSGVQSRIMPLELKSGKESNSVEHRSQVILYALLNLERRVDPEAGFLLYLKTGTMYPVSGARMDRRELMKLRNHVAFYLTHSTYKSEVGRQNSQLAALPPVIDDSQACKYCSQMHNCFLYSRAVEQKMSSVAFPPAMVPVIDRETQHLKPSHLEYFSLWYLMLTLELQSGEYKKGYKNIWLVPSLEREKAGDCVGNMIRVDEVHEISEGQYLHFFQRRNGAIPGTNLLVGDRVVVSGEEKGLLGLATGYVREVSGTKVSCLLGRNLSNLPKNTIFRLDHDEGDVGKGVPFENLSKLMKDSPVSERLRNLIIDFQKPHFIQHLSSVLPPEAKETVANILKGLNKPQKQAMKQVLLSKDYTLIVGMPGTGKTTTICALVRILSACGFSVLLTSFTHTAVDNVLLKLAKFKVGFLRLGRAQKVHPDIQKYTEEEICRSRSIKSVTDLEEIYNSQPVVATSCMGVNHPIFVQKQFDFCIVDEASQISQLICLGPLFCSKRFVLVGDHQQLPPLVLNAEARDLGMSESLFKRLEQNQNAVVQLTVQYRMNSKIMSLSNMLVYEGKLECGSEKVSNATVNLPNLKKLKLDLGDASKTWLKEVLDPDTPVCFLNTEKVPAPERAEKGGISNVTEAKIVLFLTSLFIKAGCKPSDIGIISPYRHQLKTITDLMAKWKESRVEVNTVDKYQGRDKSIIIVSFVRNSIDEN
- the DNA2 gene encoding DNA replication ATP-dependent helicase/nuclease DNA2 isoform X2 translates to MAESCYFSFQKKVADSPDTILRNGLNNRYRVLEVNVVQRNGSDPEKHLTITASPSLEDTELCILRNGWESVPVVPGDIVHLEGECSSGTWLINAQCGYLVLYPDLLLSGTTISNSIRCMRRAVLSERFRGSESGSRQMLVGTILHDIFQQSVTNNLTQEKVQELANKIVYGQKYLKEMYHLNLKQAQIMQEVEEYLPSFFKWAEDFMHNPANQNKMQLKLSNGGKTEDVSSKIEIVDILDIEENIWSPRFGLKGKIDVTARVKIHSQSGVQSRIMPLELKSGKESNSVEHRSQVILYALLNLERRVDPEAGFLLYLKTGTMYPVSGARMDRRELMKLRNHVAFYLTHSTYKSEVGRQNSQLAALPPVIDDSQACKYCSQMHNCFLYSRAVEQKMSSVAFPPAMVPVIDRETQHLKPSHLEYFSLWYLMLTLELQSGEYKKGYKNIWLVPSLEREKAGDCVGNMIRVDEVHEISEGQYLHFFQRRNGAIPGTNLLVGDRVVVSGEEKGLLGLATGYVREVSGTKVSCLLGRNLSNLPKNTIFRLDHDEGDVGKGVPFENLSKLMKDSPVSERLRNLIIDFQKPHFIQHLSSVLPPEAKETVANILKGLNKPQKQAMKQVLLSKDYTLIVGMPGTGKTTTICALVRILSACGFSVLLTSFTHTAVDNVLLKLAKFKVGFLRLGRAQKVHPDIQKYTEEEICRSRSIKSVTDLEEIYNSQPVVATSCMGVNHPIFVQKQFDFCIVDEASQISQLICLGPLFCSKRFVLVGDHQQLPPLVLNAEARDLGMSESLFKRLEQNQNAVVQLTVQYRMNSKIMSLSNMLVYEGKLECGSEKVSNATVNLPNLKKLKLDLGDASKTWLKEVLDPDTPVCFLNTEKVPAPERAEKGGISNVTEAKIVLFLTSLFIKAGCKPSDIGIISPYRHQLKTITDLMAKWKESRVEVNTVDKYQGRDKSIIIVSFVRNSIDENLGTLLKDWRRLNVAITRAKHKLVMVGCVPSLCCYPPLEKLLCHLQSQAMILNLPVGAHESIHKCNIL